One segment of Streptomyces sp. XD-27 DNA contains the following:
- a CDS encoding 1-aminocyclopropane-1-carboxylate deaminase/D-cysteine desulfhydrase has protein sequence MLRPRLPSPLQEIADGRFARRGVRLLLKRDDLIHPEIPGNKWRKLVPNLHAAAADGPSTLLTFGGAYSNHLRATAAAGRLLGLATVGVVRGEELADRPLNPSLARCAADGMRLHFVSRGTYRRRSDPALLEELRERFGAFFPVPEGGSNAAAVHGCADLGRELRGRADVAAVACGTGGTLAGLAAGLGPGQRAIGFPVLKGGFLGAEVERLQEAAFGGRAGDWRLDDRFHCGGYARSTPALDAFAQDFADRHGLPLERLYVAKMLYGLTVLAEEGAFAPGSTVAAVITGGV, from the coding sequence CCCCGCTCCAGGAGATCGCGGACGGCCGCTTCGCGCGCCGCGGCGTGCGCCTGCTGCTCAAGCGGGACGATCTCATCCACCCCGAGATACCGGGCAACAAATGGCGCAAGCTCGTGCCGAACCTGCACGCCGCCGCGGCGGACGGCCCGAGCACTCTGCTCACCTTCGGCGGCGCGTACTCCAACCATCTGCGCGCCACCGCCGCGGCGGGGCGGCTGCTCGGGCTCGCCACCGTCGGTGTCGTACGGGGCGAGGAGCTGGCCGACCGTCCGCTGAACCCGTCGCTCGCGCGCTGCGCCGCCGACGGCATGCGGCTGCACTTCGTCAGCCGCGGCACGTACCGCCGCCGGTCGGACCCGGCGCTGCTGGAGGAGCTGCGCGAGCGGTTCGGCGCCTTCTTCCCGGTCCCCGAGGGCGGCAGCAACGCGGCCGCCGTGCACGGCTGCGCCGACCTGGGCCGTGAGCTGCGCGGGCGGGCGGACGTGGCGGCGGTGGCCTGCGGCACGGGCGGCACGCTGGCGGGGCTGGCCGCCGGGCTCGGCCCCGGGCAGCGCGCCATCGGGTTCCCGGTTCTCAAGGGCGGCTTCCTCGGGGCGGAGGTCGAGCGGCTCCAGGAGGCCGCGTTCGGCGGGCGTGCCGGGGACTGGCGGCTGGACGACCGGTTCCACTGCGGCGGGTACGCCCGGAGCACGCCCGCGCTCGACGCCTTCGCCCAGGACTTCGCGGACCGCCACGGCCTGCCGCTGGAACGTCTCTATGTCGCCAAGATGCTCTACGGACTCACAGTGCTGGCCGAGGAGGGCGCGTTCGCGCCCGGCAGCACGGTGGCGGCGGTGATCACCGGCGGAGTGTGA